From the genome of Ziziphus jujuba cultivar Dongzao chromosome 6, ASM3175591v1, one region includes:
- the LOC107429833 gene encoding uncharacterized protein LOC107429833, with protein sequence MINCSDEQEDQFYDTREDLSSVSDWGSDCSEDSSFGVLGRLGYEIWAKNLDGVQERRHKFLKWMGIDLDRDFNMREEMEDECYDKTDLGIDRIAENGGAVLRNSGLEEDVSSSRSIMSSLSNEAPESSGNVALEENLFDGGRRFSTYERSLDGLFEPQKVRSNQSVSTENSKRNCVGSPSVQRVLQREVHDARYKVELKKKVKRGWLRKLGIGMCVVDANGNAVSDPGDPESTLGMGMQRVRSHPCKKRTKELSSLYAGQEFQAHDGSILTMKFSLDGQYLASAGEDGIVRVWKVNEAERLDKFDTTNDPSCVYFTMDHLSRLELLDVEKEKHGNTKRMKRSSDSTCVVFPPTTFHILEKPLHEFRGHRGEVLDLSWSNKGFLLSSSVDKTVRLWQVGYDRCLRVFSHNNYVTCVDFNPLDDNYFISGSIDGKVRIWEVIRCKVVDYIDIREIVTAVSYHPDGQGGIVGSMTGNCRFYNILDNHLQLDAQICLQGKKKSPGKRITGFQFSPSDPSKVMVSSADSIIRIICGVDVICKFKGLRNAASQMSASFTSDGKHVISASEDSNVYVWNYSGQDKASPRTKKIWSCESFPSHNASIAVPWCGLKIVPDTIQSPTLISPRQGSRFDNASPDCFSLSRGFLLDSLSRGAATWPEEKLFNSSPKALSPTMCKSEYRLLKNAYQSMSGSPHMWGLAIVTAGWDGRIRTYQNFGLPVRD encoded by the exons ATGATTAATTGCAGTGATGAACAAGAAGATCAATTTTACGATACCCGTGAGGACCTCTCTTCTGTATCAGATTGGGGTTCGGATTGTTCTGAGGACTCTAGTTTTGGTGTTTTGGGTAGACTAGGATATGAAATTTGGGCTAAGAACCTGGATGGTGTTCAGGAGCGCCGTCACAAGTTCCTCAAATGGATGGGTATAGATTTGGATCGAGATTTCAATATGAGGGAGGAAATGGAAGATGAATGTTATGATAAAACTGACTTGGGTATTGATAGAATTGCAGAAAATGGTGGGGCGGTTCTGAGAAATTCAGGTTTGGAGGAGGATGTTTCCTCAAGTCGGTCTATCATGTCTTCCCTGTCAAATGAAGCTCCAGAGTCATCAGGAAATGTTGCTTTGGAGGAGAATTTGTTTGATGGTGGAAGACGGTTTTCTACGTACGAACGGAGTCTGGATGGACTGTTTGAGCCACAGAAAGTTCGTTCCAATCAATCAGTTAGCACTGAGAATTCTAAGAGAAACTGTGTTGGATCTCCTTCTGTTCAGAGAGTGTTGCAGAGAGAAGTTCATGACGCCAGATATAAGGTTGagttaaaaaagaaagtgaaaaggGGCTGGCTAAGGAAATTAGGTATTGGAATGTGTGTTGTTGATGCAAATGGGAATGCTGTTTCAGACCCTGGTGATCCTGAATCAACCTTGGGAATGGGAATGCAAAGAGTTCGGAGTCATCCTTGTAAAAAGCGAACAAAGGAACTCTCTTCCCTTTATGCGGGACAAGAGTTTCAAGCACATGACGGCTCAATTTTGACTATGAAGTTCAGTCTTGATGGACAGTACTTAGCAAGTGCTGGGGAAGATGGCATTGTGCGTGTCTGGAAAGTTAACGAAGCTGAGAGATTGGACAAATTTGACACTACGAATGATCCTTCATGTGTGTATTTTACAATGGATCACCTCTCCAGGCTAGAGTTGCTGGATGTGGAAAAAGAGAAACATGGTAATACGAAGAGAATGAAAAGATCATCGGATTCAACTTGTGTTGTTTTTCCTCCAACAACGTTCCATATATTGGAGAAGCCTCTACATGAGTTCCGGGGACACAGGGGTGAAGTCTTGGATCTATCATGGTCGAACAAAGGG TTTTTGCTCTCATCATCTGTTGATAAGACAGTTCGCCTCTGGCAAGTTGGATACGACAGATGCTTAAGGGTTTTCTCTCATAACAACTATG TTACTTGTGTTGATTTCAATCCTCTggatgataattatttcatcagTGGTTCAATTGATGGGAAGGTTCGCATCTGGGAAGTTATTCGCTGTAAAGTCGTTGACTATATTGATATTCGAGAGATAGTCACTGCCGTGTCTTATCATCCTGATGGACAg GGAGGAATTGTAGGCTCCATGACTGGCAACTGTcgtttttacaatattttag ATAATCATCTGCAACTGGATGCTCAAATTTGCTTACAGGGAAAAAAGAAGTCGCCAGGCAAGAGGATAACTGGCTTTCAG TTCTCTCCAAGTGACCCAAGCAAAGTCATGGTCAGTTCTGCTGATTCGATCATCCGTATAATTTGTGGGGTGGATGTCATCTGCAAATTTAAGG GTCTTCGAAATGCAGCAAGCCAGATGTCTGCGTCTTTCACCTCTGATGGGAAACATGTTATCTCCGCGAGTGAGGATTCAAATGTATACGTCTGGAACTACTCTGGTCAAGACAAGGCATCTCCTCGGACAAAGAAAATATGGTCTTGTGAGAGCTTTCCATCCCACAATGCATCAATTGCAGTACCTTGGTGTGGTTTGAAAATCGTGCCAGATACCATTCAATCCCCTACGCTTATTAGCCCCAGGCAGGGAAGTAGATTTGACAATGCTTCACCCGATTGTTTCTCTCTAAGCCGGGGGTTTTTGTTAGACTCCTTGTCAAGGGGAGCTGCAACTTGGCCAGAAGAAAAACTCTTCAACTCGAGTCCAAAAGCCCTTTCACCGACAATGTGCAAGTCTGAGTATAGGCTTCTGAAGAATGCTTACCAGAGTATGTCTGGTTCACCTCACATGTGGGGTCTTGCTATTGTAACTGCCGGCTGGGATGGACGGATTAGGACATACCAAAACTTTGGATTGCCAGTTCGTGATTGA
- the LOC107429788 gene encoding dof zinc finger protein DOF4.6: MDTAQWPQEIVVKPIEDIVVTNTCTPKPGNLAERKARPQKEQALNCPRCNSTNTKFCYYNNYSLTQPRYFCKTCRRYWTEGGSLRNIPVGGGSRKNKRSSSSSSQSSHQTSSSKRLPDLVQPHHHQNAKININQPQDLNLAFPNISDLVQLPNNNIENNNNNNNNKNHSLAHVSSSSTTSTTSTSSATHLSALELLNGLTSRGFNSFMPMSVPADPNTAVYASGFPNLQEFKPTLNFSLDGLGGAAYGSLQGVQESNGRLLFPFEDLKQVSTTPGIEPSKDQGAETTGYWTGMLGGGSW, translated from the exons ATGGATACTGCTCAATGGCCACAG GAAATTGTGGTGAAACCAATAGAAGATATAGTAGTGACAAATACATGTACTCCAAAACCTGGGAATTTAGCAGAGAGGAAAGCAAGGCCTCAGAAAGAACAAGCCCTAAACTGTCCAAGGTGCAATtcaacaaatacaaaattctGCTACTACAACAATTACAGCCTCACACAACCCAGGTACTTTTGCAAAACTTGTAGAAGGTACTGGACTGAAGGTGGGTCCCTCAGAAATATACCAGTTGGAGGAGGTTCAAGGAAGAACAagagatcatcatcttcttcatctcaATCTTCTCATCAAACTTCTTCTTCAAAGAGACTTCCTGATCTGGTTCAacctcatcatcatcaaaacGCAAAGATCAATATCAACCAACCCCAAGATCTAAACCTTGCTTTCCCAAATATCTCTGACTTGGTTCAACTTCCAAACAATAATAttgaaaacaacaacaacaacaacaacaacaagaaccATAGTTTAGCtcatgtttcttcttcttctactactAGCACTACTAGTACAAGTTCTGCAACCCATCTCTCAGCTTTGGAGCTTCTCAATGGACTCACTTCAAGGGGTTTCAATTCCTTCATGCCTATGTCAGTACCTGCAGATCCTAATACAGCTGTATATGCATCTGGGTTTCCTAATTTACAGGAATTCAAGCCAACTCTTAATTTTTCATTGGATGGGCTTGGAGGTGCTGCCTATGGAAGCTTGCAAGGAGTTCAGGAAAGTAATGGAAGGCTTTTGTTTCCATTTGAAGACTTGAAACAAGTTTCAACCACTCCTGGGATTGAGCCAAGTAAAGACCAAGGTGCTGAAACTACTGGGTATTGGACCGGAATGTTAGGTGGAGGATCAtggtaa